In Setaria italica strain Yugu1 chromosome I, Setaria_italica_v2.0, whole genome shotgun sequence, the genomic window aatgaaaatacGATGAAACTTGAGAGCTTTCGATCGATTCATCCTCGGTTGGAACTGGACACAAAGTGCAAGTACCTTGCAGAGCTCTGACGACGAGcacgaggaggccgccgccattCTCGTCGAGGAGGTTCATCCAGTACTCCGTCACGCGCCCGAGCAGGGCCACCGGCTTCTTCGCCCACAGCAGCAGCACCTGCGCTGCCAGCGAGACGAacaccgcccaccgccgccgccagtcgtCGATCTCGGTGCCGGCGGGGCAGTCGACGGCCGCGTTCTCGGACACCTTGCACGACCAGACGAGGTGGGCGAGGTCGTAGAACCCGCCTCTGTCCGGCCGCAGCACCATGAAGTCGCTGTAGAAGccgccatcggcggcggcggccatgcttGAGATCGACCAAGAGCCAAGAAGCAAGATAGAGCAACGGCAATGGCAGGTATACGTTGTGACACCTAACAGCAGGTCAACAGCGAATTGAGCATCGAAGCATAGGAACGACCGGACGAGCATATATAGATGGGTAGATGGCTGATGACGTGTCATTTCATCAGGAGAAAGACTGGCCATCGCCAACTAGCAGGTAGGCGAGAAATGAATACTACGGACGGAGTACTAAGTACTAACCCTGTCAAATGTAAAAATGGCCGCTTTAAAAAAACACCTAAAAGAATGTGGATCAGTGCACTAGCACAGAGATCAGAGGTAACTCTATCTAAGTCTGAAGATGGAAGCACAAATGTAGACCAATTTTCAGCGTACAAGTTACTCACTCACTTATTGGTGGTCTGACACTCTGGACCTACATATGCATTGCCATGACGCTTTCAGAATCCCATGCATCGAACATTTAACTGCACAATTGGGTTATCTGTTTAGTGCGTAATACGAACAATTTGTGTCTACTATGTAACAGGACCTTTGGTGCACTGTCCGTGCAGACGACCGGTGACCGAACAAAACCTTTTAACCTCCTTCTTAACACAAAGATGCGCAGCTCCCGTGTatatttgagagagagagagagaaaagacgAAGGAGAAAACATGTTCTCGGTATGGCTGTGTTCACCTGATCAATCAAAGTTCCTCGTGTAGCGCTTGTTAAGCTCGCGAGGTGATGGCGAGAGGCTGCACTGCGAATTTAATGAGCTTGCAAAATCAGATGCTTAAGCTTTTgtttattgaaaaaaaatcatgaaagcTGATTATTATGATATGAGAAATAAGATGGAAGGATCTATGCATGTATATTGCGCCACAAGCCCACAAGCAAGCCGGCAATGGCGTGGAAAGGGTTATGCGTCGAAGCTATCCCTGCATCCATATACGTAGCACTGCAGCAGTAGGACCTCCAGCTCGCTTCATCGGGCCGGTTTCTTCCGTCTCCGTCGCTCCATCGGAATAGTGGGTGGTGACGACCGGTGGTTGTTCCCTGACAGTTACGTAGGGGATTGAGTGGGGGATCGATGCAGTGCAAGTGGTGGTGGGGCTTTGGACGCAGGCGTATATGGATGGCACTCTTTCTTTTCGCGTCGAGAGGCAGCCGCCGGCGCAACACAAACGGGCAGTGTGGTCGAACCCGAGACGCAGGGCCTGAATGGGAAAAACACTGAGTGGATCCATGGTCGATGATAGATCTTCATATGGTGCGTGATCGCAACGGCGCTCTAATGGGCAACCAGCTGGCGACCATGGACACATTGGCATGTCGTCCTCCAGCAAGCGCACATTCTTGGTCCTCGACTGAAAACGTCAGGAACCTAACTAAAATAGTACAGATAGTGATCCACTTTAGGCTCCCCGAATGTGCCGTTGAACCTTCAACGGCAGCATGCTGATGTTGTGCTCATCCAATCACTAGCTGCCGTGGGTGCATTGCTGCAGTCCGTCCCTCCCAGGTGCAGCTAATACATGAAGGAATCACAACCGTTGACTTTCGTGTGCTTATTTGGAGGGGAAAAAAGCTCACAAATGACaatgggaaaaaagaaagaCGGAAGTAGTATGCAAGATCGGCCCGGTCGAATTCCAAACGACCAAAACCCCATCTGCATTCCCACACACAAATGTAGTAAAGGGGCCCATGCATTACAATTACTGAAGCCAAACCAGGCCGGCCCATATACCACAGTTTACTTCAGCTGCTAACAAGGCCGGGCCACATTATTACAAGATAGTAGGGCAGCCCACAATTGGTGGCCCAATCCAAAGCAAAAGGATAATTGTGCGTGGCCATGTGATTGAAATGACGACAGCTAGTAGAACGACAGAGAAACGTGCACCGCGGCGCACGCCACAACACCCGCGGCAACGAGCATGTCGTGAACCCGTCAGTTACATGGGGAGCTTGTTGATCTTGCAGTGCTGGTACTCCTTGAACTTCTTCGCCTTGTACCTGGCCGGGTTCTCGCCGGTGACCAGCCGCGGGTGCGGCCCGACGGCGAGCTCCCCCGGCGGCTCCACGAACACCGGCCACGACATCCGCGTCTTCTCCTTGTTCACCGTCGTACGGTGCAGCACCGCCTTGTACGCTCCATTGCTGAAAATCTGTTGGGTGCATAGTCGACGAGACATAAAGATAAGGCAAGGACGATAATGTTCCTTATCAGTTTGGAAGGCGCTGTTTGGTAAAatttgctaaattttagttgctaaattttagcaaaagctgtttggatactcttgctaaaaggtaTTTAATGAGCTATAAAAAAGCCTATCTActcttattaaaggtgcgcagaaggggggagacaagcaataaatgaggagTATATGTtatccagcccaccttttagcaagttttagcaacaaaaaacttgctaaagtgctaaactttagcaactcaactttagcaagttttagcaaaggTGTTTAGCAATGTGGAACCAAACACCGCCTGAGAATGAATTTCTGCACACCAAGGCGTGGAAAACGTGCCTCGATCTGGTCGCCGATGTGGACGATGAGCGCGTCCGGCACGTACTCGACGTCGTACCAGTGGCCGTTCCGGAAGACCTGGAGCCCCTGCACGTCGTTGGGCACGAGCACGGTGAGCGTGGACATGTCGGTGTGCGGCGCGACGCCGAGCGTGAGCTCCGGCTGCGGGCACGGCGGGTAGTAGTTGATCTTCTGGAGGAAcacggtgccgccgccgccgaacgccTCGGCCATGGCGCCCTCCTCGAGCCCCAGCCCCAGGGAGAGGTGCCCGAACAGCTCGCGCGCCAGCCGCTGCATGTGGAGGCAGTACGCCTCGTTCGCCTCCCTGTACCCGGCAAGGCTCCGGGGCCAGGCGCCGTGGTCGACCTTCtccggcggcgcgacgacgtggaagaagaagtcgttCCAGGTCTTCTTGCCCTCGAGGTCCCTCTGTAGCTTGGTGCCGTAGCCCTCGATCTTCCCCGAGGCCGGGTCCATGGCGTAGCGCTCCTTCTCCTCCCGCGGGAGCGCGAAGAAGGCCCGCCCGACGCGCTGCAGCTCGGCGACCACCGGAGGGGGAACGCCGTGGTTCACCACCTGGAAGAGGCCCcactcccgcgccgcgcccgcgatGCGCGCGCCGCACCCGGGCTCCGACATGTCGATCACCGGCGCGTGAGGTGCGGGGCCGCCGCGGAACGTGGTGGCGGCCGGATGCTCGTGCTCCGACCGCACGAactccggcggcagcgcgccTACTAGCGACGCCGCCAGCTCCTGCACGCTCTGATGCGTTTCTCCCATCGATCTCAGGAAGCAGCAGGCTTGGGTCCCCTGCTCCTGCACGCACGCTGGTGGCTGAGAGCACCGAGCAGCAGAAATATATGCATGGTCACGGGCAGTGGGTGTGGTTGTGTGAGTGCCACGCGCGGTGGCTCTGTTGAGTGTGAGTACGGATGGCACGGAAGCTTGGGAACCGGAAAAATCTGAGAAGAATGGGCACCGGCGCGTCGCGGATCGCGTGTTTTTCACCTACCTACCAGAAACTCGTTTTTCTGTTTCGTATACTGCGCGCATTTCGAGCTAGCCAGCTTGGTCTGAATTCGCCGTGATCTGTTCGTGTTTCCGACTTGTGCGTGGGAGTCTCCCGAACAAGCCACAAGCCTCTGTGCTCCCTCGCGTACTGTGTGGCTGCGAAAGGGACTTCATCAGAGGAATTGAATGCTGAGTGTGCGCGGTTCGCGTGGTAGGACGGGCAGCCAGCAGCTGATCACATCGGTGGGTGCCCTATCGAGGTTCCGATGTTCCGTCCCATAAAAAACGTAACTATTCCATCCGCCCCGACAAGACTATCCTTTACAACTTTGTCTTCGAGTCCGAGGGACTATTGCTGTCGAATTTATAAATTTTTTAGATTAGACTGCATAACTCTGTTCCGTCCCATAAAAAACGTAACTATTCCATCCGCCCCGACAAGACTATCCTTTACAACTTTGTCACTGCATAACTCGgagcaggactgcaggaggcAGAAATAAAAAATCAGCCCATCACAACAAAATTGTTTTGgtacttattttaaataaaattttggtACTTTTTTTAGCCTCATTTTTATATTTATCATAGGATCAAATAGTACGGAGAAATTTTGATATTTGACATCCAATCCGCGCGTCTCACTTCTTATAAATCTTAATTCGTATGCCTTTAGAAATATAACCCTAGGTCTAcgaatcttactattactaattgacttcttttgaagcctccacatGAAgtcacctaggaatcctaggtggacactctaaacaaagagaaatctaagaaattctctcaaaaaagtaaaacatctaCCATTAATtcggtgctcaaataatcatagccattggatctattatatttttaaaaattacccacctctgccattataaaaatagcctaaaataacctcttaaatttatatctaaattatccatctctgccattatataaaagaaactaaagtaaccctaacctttatctaaattacccacttatgctattataaaaaataatttaaaataaccatctaaatttGCATCAAAATTGCCCATCACtaatattataaaaaaatactttAAATACCCCTTAGATTAGCTTCCTAATTACCAGCAGatgctattattaaaatttaaatccaaatcaccttcatAAAAAATATACCCAGAGGTACAtgaatatataattttaaattatcTATTGCTTACACTGTTAGTATATAAAATAATAACTAATGTATATACACATGTTGGTCACCATTTACAAATATATAGAGAAAGTGATGATAATATAGATTTCTATTTTAAGATATAGTTTAAAATTAGGATCCATTAAATAAATTTAAGCATGTCCGTGCAATGAAAAGTGAaaaaaagattataaatatggatggaaACATTCTAGAGTAATTAGAAACTAAAGTCTatcaccaccgccgccaacgCCTTCAGCTGTCGATGCTGCTTACCGCGACTTCGTccatccccttccccctctcaGCTCTGCCAATTTTGCCCGCCCCGCCGTTGATTCTGCTCACCCCGCCGTCGATTTCGCCCACCCTACCACTGATTCGGTTGCTGCTGGACGCCTGGATCTCTTCTTTCCCATAGTCCCCAGGCCTCAACCCTCACCTACAGCCGACGGTAGTGGCAGGGATGACGCGCACAAAGTGCTCGACGTCATGCCCTAATGCTCAAGCCGGTGCTCAGAAACCGGTACTTGTGGACGACACTGGTCCGATGCGGTGCCAGAGGAGGTGGTCGCAAGGGTCCCTCTCGCCCTCGCCAGAGCAAAGCTCGCCGGAAACAAAGACCTCACGGACCATCTAGAATTCGCAGGGGCAAAGATATCTATTCACTAGGTCTGGAAaaagataaggaaaaaaaatgaagtgaGATAGAGAAAATGGGAGGAAATCCCAAATAGAAAGAATTTGTAGGCAGAAGGTTACATTTTGAAAGGCGTGCGGATTAAGGGTTATAAGAAGTGATGTGTGCGGATTCGATGTCAAATATCAAAATTTCTTAATAGTACGTGCCCGCGCTATGTAAGATTAGACGTCCAATCTTATTTAGACATATGCCGGAATACATCACATGGGTATTTGAGTATGCGTGTAAGTATGTGTATACATTCAATCTTGTAATTAGAGGATAGAGGAAAAAATAACTGATGGAGcaggaggaaaaaaaagtttATTACGAACCTTCTCTTTGTGGATCCTACCTCTGTCCCACAGAAAGATAATCCCTACAATTTACCAAATGACAGATGCACATGGGTATGCTCAAAGGGTCGTGTGTGTGCGCATTTGCACAATTGCGCTATTATTATGTGTGTTCTAAAAAAGATTTTTATTATAGGCATTGGCCAGGGCCCTGGGCATAATAAATTAATACTCACTTCgctccaaattataagtcactTCAATTTGTTTTTTGGAAAGTTAAAGTATCTCAAAAATTTAACctaataagtaccattagtttcttcgttaaatatattttaatagTATATCTATCCGTGCCATTAAATTTTATgatcttctctataattttaatcaaatataaaataatttaacTCTCGAAGGATATATGAGGACGATTCTGACAGacaaaggaaggaggaggaaccTTCGAGGCTTGAGCGTACAACATAGCCTGATTTGGACCGGATTCTCCATCGATTccagtgaagaaaccaccacCAAACGCAATGCAAATGCAACAAAATCGCGTCATATGGACCGGCAGGGTACCTCGTAGATACACAGATAAATTCCTCTGTTCTTCTCTATCAAGGAACAAAATCATAAGTACTCGTGATGGATTGTACACTCTAACTCTAGAATCAAACAATTTCGCGCCCGTTCTTTCGCTATCTCGGCCCGGAGAGCTGAGTCGACGACATGTACGATGGCCACCCGCTCATCGTCGTCAACGTCGTCGTCCCCGATCGGTCCCCGGGGGACGCCCCCATATGCTTGAGGTTCATGTCGCTGCCTCCGCCGTCCACCGGCCCAGAGAACCCTCGGCCGTAGAACCGGAGGAACCCGAGCAAGTCCACCCGCGGCTCCCGCAGCTCCATGGTGCCCTCGAGCATCCCGGCCACGACGGCCATGCTCGGCCGCAGGGTCGGGTCCTCGTGGAGGCAGCACAGCGCCACCCTGACCACCCTCTCCACCTCCTTGGCCACCACCCGCCCCTGCAGCCGCTGGTCGGCCAGCTCCGCGTACTCCCCGGCCTCGTGCCCCTCCAGCGCCGCCAGCGGGAAGTAGTCGCTCCTCGCGCCGCGCGACGAGCTGCCCGAGGAGTTGTTGGAGGCCTCGCCGCCGCTAACGTGCTCGCTGCGGTTCTTGCGGCCGCGCACCAGCTCCAGGAGCACCAtcccgaagctgtacacgtcggtGCGGTCGGTGATGGCGGCGTTGCTGAGCCACTCCGGCGCGAGGTACCCGCGGGTGCCCCGCATCGTCGTGAAGAGCCCCGACTGCTCCGGCGTGAGGAGCTTCGCGAGCCCGAAGTCGGCGATCTTCACCTGGCCGCCGTCCGCGAGCAGGATGTTCTCCGGCTTCACGTCGCAGTGGATGATCCTCTGGTCGCACCCGAAGTGGAGGTACGCGAGCCCCCTCGCCGCCCCGACGGCGACGTCCATCCTCTCCTTCCACTCCAGCAGAGGGCCGGCAGGCCGGAACAGCGATCGGTCGAGGGAGCCCCGGTTCATGTACTCGTAGACCAGGAGGCGGCGCTGGCCCTCGGTGCAGAAGCCCCGGAGGCGCACGAGGTTGATGTGGTGGATGTTACCGATGACGGCGATCTCGGTGCAGAACTCGCGCTTGCCCTGCATCCCGACGCCCTCGATCTTCTTCACGGCCACCTGCGAGCCGTCTGGGAGCTCGCCTTTGTACACGGAGCCGAACCCGCCGGCGCCGATCTTGATGCGGAAGCCGTTGGTCATGTCCTCGATCTCGTCGTGCGTGAACCTGGTCGGGAGGCCGGGGATGACGATGTCGTCGCTGTCGTCGTCGATGTCCCGCACGAGGTGCGCCGAATCCGACGGCgagcgctgccgccggagctgcAGGTCCCTGGAACgcgacgagcgccgccgcccttctttACGCCACAACGTGATTACGATGGCGCAAATGACGACGATGAGCACGAACGCGACGATTGTTGGGAGGAGTATGGCGATGAGGTTGCTGTTTGAAGAGCTGCCCGATGACCTCGATTGCTGCAAGCTCTGGACCTTGATGTACCCGAGCTTGTCGGAGTCGGAGCCATTGATGGAGTTTGCGCTCATGAAGGAGCCGAGCTGGTGCGTCACCAGGTAGCAGGACAAGGAGGAGTCGTCGTAGAAGTAACCGAGGCAAGAGCAGTTGCTGGTGCAGAGAGCCTGGCACGAAGAAATGTTGTCTCCGGCCAAGGTCGGCGGCGCGAGCTTGTTGGCGTAGTACGCGACGCCATTGCCAAGGCTGAGATACGAGACCGGCAGGCTGCTAGcgtcgccagcgccgccgcacgAGGCGACGGAGAGCGGAGCGGAGCCGTCGGACGGCGCGCAGCCGCCGTCGTGCGACGCCGCGAACATGGGTGGGCACGTGCAGCCCTTGGGCGTGCAGAGCCCGAGCGGGCCACAGGAGAGTGGCAGAGCACACCCGTCGCTCGGCGCCGCGAACCCGCCGTCCATCGGCGCCGTCGACGAGTTCGCCGACGCGAAGCTTGAGATCTGCAGCTTCCCATCGTACCCAAGCTTAACAATTCGCAGCTCGGCCGCCGGCAACGAAACCTGGATGATGaccccgccgtccgccgcgaGGAGGTACAGCCCGGTGCCGTTCACGGCCATGTACGCGACGGTGCCACCTCGGTCCATGGTGGAGCTGCCGTCATTGGAGAGCCGCCAGTACATGGATCCCATCCACGTGAGCACCACGTCGGCCGCCGTCACGTTGAGCTGGTAGGCCCCCTCCGACAGGTCGGACTCCGACGCGGCGGACGCCAGGAACGCCCCGGCGGGGAGCCTCTGCGACGACACGATGGTGTCCGTGGGGCGGTCGAACGACTGCCAGAGCGTGGCGTTCCTGGCGTCGAGCAGCGCGAGGTTGCCGCGGTCGTCGAGCCGGAGCGCGGCGACGGGCACCCCGAGCGGCGGCGTGGACCAGATGGCGGTGCCGTTGGGGTCCTCGACGGAGAGCCCGGCCGCCGTGAGctgcagcggcgcggcgcggtcggtgatgggcgcggcgcggttggCGACCCAGACGCAGGTCTTGGACGGCGCGTGGAGCACGGCGAGGTAGAACCGATCCTGCTGGCCCCCCGGGTTGTGCACCACGGCGTGGAACGCGCCGCTCCGGGACGCGAGGAACACGCCGACGGTGTCGATGAAGAGCAGGTACGACGCCGAGAAGTCCGGCGCGAGCACCTCCGTGGCGACCTTGCCGCCTCGCCCCCGGAGCGGGGCGACGCCGAGGATGAgcaggacggcgacgaggagggggaGACGCGTCGGCATCGGGGGTGCGCCCGCGGAGCGGCGGGGTCATGGCATTGGGGCCGAGCGCGCGGCGGTGGGGGAGGCGTGCGTGACGATGGCATGGCGGGCTGGGGGAGGCTGGGTTTGTGGCCCGGGAGTTGACTCGATCGCCATTGGCCGCGGTGGGATCTGGGTGTGCTGGacataaaaaataatgcaagGCGACGACGACTTGCGGCAATGCGGCTGGTGCTGGCGTGCCGCGTCGTCGGCGTGCGGGCGCAGAtgcagctgccgccgcctgtTTCGTCTCCGCGGAATAAATTTGGAGGGAGCCCGCGGGTTTGAACGTCGTGCGCGAATCGGCGGCAGATGAGATTGTTTATGGTGTTTCAGCTTGGTGTCCTACCAGGAGCCAGCAGCACAGCAAGGCTTCTTCATCTAAGGAAACCGTCCTGGAAACGGCGGAAGGGCTCATCAACGGCTAGTCCATTGATCCAGCGCCTTTTCAGGGACCGAAACAACAGAACGCTGTCTTGGTATATTCTGAATGAATCTGACCCTCTGTAcactaattttttttcccatccAGGAAACCAAAATGATGAACATCGAGAGTGTAGTTAGCCTTGCTGCTTTAGCAAAGGAATGGATCGCTAAACATTGTCCGTTGGAAATGAAGTAAAATGACAGCAGCCGTGCTAATCGTGTTTGatttactattcgttttaaacTTTTctaatatatattatgtctagatacgtagcaaatgctatgtatctagaaaagctaaaacgaattgtaatttaGGACTGAGGGAGCAGTATCATTTGAGGACATGTGCTGGATCTTTGGTTGGCGCATTGCCCAGCTCCACGCGTTTACAACCTTGCAGAGGCAACCAGCAAATCTGAAAATGCTTCCTGATTCATGCGGCCTCTCCtggcgcgccggccggccgaccgCCCACGGCCATTTGTTTACCCAGCACGCCCGATTCCGCGCGCCCACCCCTCCCAGATCTCGCGGAGATGATGCGGAGCTCACATGAcgagccgcgcccccgccggtcGGCGATTGGCGTGCGTGCAAGTGGGCGTAAAACTAAACCCGGGCTCACTGACTGAACCTGTACTTTGCTGATGTTTCGGGTGTCAATGCACATTAAGCATGGAGAGTTGGAGACAAGTACAGCCAGGAAAGAGCAGGCAATAGGAAACGCACTGCCGGGCTCGCTCCCAGAGCTTCTCATGTCAATTTTCTCAAGCATATGTTTGTGGCTTGGAGCCCAAAGATGTAGGCCACTGTGGCACTGCCCAGTTCGTACCGTCGTCTCATCACAAACATGAACTCGTAGACTAGTTAAACAATGACCACTTCTGGAACGCTGATGCACTCGCCGGGGACACGGCGAtgcctccttttttttttgtttggcttCTGAGTTCTGAGATTTGTTTTTGTTATCTCCTTGCAAAGTTGCAGTATTGTATTTTAGAAGCATCTTGATGCATTTAAATTTTAGGAATAAATTATGCAACATATATATTGTGCGATAATCGGGATGCTTGATGAGTTGAGCTGGTTATTCCGTCTCCACGCGGTTAGATGCGTGCATCTGGAGCGGAGCGGCAGATGCTTGCACGGGCAGCGGAGTGAGCTGGGCGGTGGCGTGTGCAGCTCCGGCGGCAGGTTCAAGTCGGTGGAAGCCTGTCAGCATCGCTTCTGAGCATGCTTCGGGCCAACAGCAAGTAACCGGGCCTCGCAAGTCGTCACGACTCAGGAAGGAGAATACACGTTTCCTCAGCCCAAATTGGGAGTAGGCGTGCGTGAGTTTGACGGTGTCTTTGGTGttggacctgttcgcttcagcttataagccggttgaaaagttgaaacagctaatttgttgtgagagaaaaacactgtttggtggctgataagccgactgaataagctgaacgACTTTTTGCTACAATTATACAAGTTGCAAAAAACTAATGTAGCTTCTGATTTGACCTTCCCGATCGCCGGCTTCATGGTGGCAAGAAAGCCAACCAAACCATGCCAGGATGTCAGCATCAAGTCTGGAGTTGCAAAAGGAGCAGTGGTCAGACGTTAGGGGCTTGCACATGATGAAAAGGTAACATCACTACATCAGCTTGCCACAAACCCCAGAGGTAAATAATTCAGATTTGGATGGCTGCTCCAAAACTAGACTTCGGGACAGAACAAACAAATTGAGGAATCATTACGAGCAAATCACGAACCGCTTGTGGACGAGAGACACAACGTTCCATCGCAAAATATTTGAAATAGTTCAGGCAAACACTCAAGACAACCTGAACCCGCTGTACACCAGGCAGGCCACAGCTGACGAATAGTTCGAGCAGAGGCAACAATGCGCATTACCGAACCCAAACACTCTTTGACAACGGGTGCATGTAAAGTGCAGTGATCTGTTTGATAGAATGTTGA contains:
- the LOC101780580 gene encoding flavonol synthase/flavanone 3-hydroxylase, which translates into the protein MGETHQSVQELAASLVGALPPEFVRSEHEHPAATTFRGGPAPHAPVIDMSEPGCGARIAGAAREWGLFQVVNHGVPPPVVAELQRVGRAFFALPREEKERYAMDPASGKIEGYGTKLQRDLEGKKTWNDFFFHVVAPPEKVDHGAWPRSLAGYREANEAYCLHMQRLARELFGHLSLGLGLEEGAMAEAFGGGGTVFLQKINYYPPCPQPELTLGVAPHTDMSTLTVLVPNDVQGLQVFRNGHWYDVEYVPDALIVHIGDQIEIFSNGAYKAVLHRTTVNKEKTRMSWPVFVEPPGELAVGPHPRLVTGENPARYKAKKFKEYQHCKINKLPM
- the LOC101780983 gene encoding G-type lectin S-receptor-like serine/threonine-protein kinase At5g35370; the encoded protein is MPTRLPLLVAVLLILGVAPLRGRGGKVATEVLAPDFSASYLLFIDTVGVFLASRSGAFHAVVHNPGGQQDRFYLAVLHAPSKTCVWVANRAAPITDRAAPLQLTAAGLSVEDPNGTAIWSTPPLGVPVAALRLDDRGNLALLDARNATLWQSFDRPTDTIVSSQRLPAGAFLASAASESDLSEGAYQLNVTAADVVLTWMGSMYWRLSNDGSSTMDRGGTVAYMAVNGTGLYLLAADGGVIIQVSLPAAELRIVKLGYDGKLQISSFASANSSTAPMDGGFAAPSDGCALPLSCGPLGLCTPKGCTCPPMFAASHDGGCAPSDGSAPLSVASCGGAGDASSLPVSYLSLGNGVAYYANKLAPPTLAGDNISSCQALCTSNCSCLGYFYDDSSLSCYLVTHQLGSFMSANSINGSDSDKLGYIKVQSLQQSRSSGSSSNSNLIAILLPTIVAFVLIVVICAIVITLWRKEGRRRSSRSRDLQLRRQRSPSDSAHLVRDIDDDSDDIVIPGLPTRFTHDEIEDMTNGFRIKIGAGGFGSVYKGELPDGSQVAVKKIEGVGMQGKREFCTEIAVIGNIHHINLVRLRGFCTEGQRRLLVYEYMNRGSLDRSLFRPAGPLLEWKERMDVAVGAARGLAYLHFGCDQRIIHCDVKPENILLADGGQVKIADFGLAKLLTPEQSGLFTTMRGTRGYLAPEWLSNAAITDRTDVYSFGMVLLELVRGRKNRSEHVSGGEASNNSSGSSSRGARSDYFPLAALEGHEAGEYAELADQRLQGRVVAKEVERVVRVALCCLHEDPTLRPSMAVVAGMLEGTMELREPRVDLLGFLRFYGRGFSGPVDGGGSDMNLKHMGASPGDRSGTTTLTTMSGWPSYMSSTQLSGPR